CGCCCCGGCTCACCAGATCGTTCACCTTGCCCCGCTCACGAAGCAGGGGCGTTCGCTTGTGGAACGTCACCTCGTCGATGCCGAATGCTTCCTGGTTGTCGGCCATGAGACCGATCAAGGGTTCCCCGATGGTCCCCGTTCCAACGATATGCACGATCCTGGACATTCAGAACTCCGCCTCCCGGCTATATCCGACGGGATCTCATAGTAGGCGGCCGGCAGCCGGATCGCACGACCGGGACGGGGCGGAGTCCCTGGCCGTCCGCCTCCTTTCGACGGGAGGCATGCGTAGGGCCGGCAGCGTGTACCTTTCACCTCTGAGCGGATCGGTATGGCCGGTCCCGCAGTACCCATCCGTCCTGGGAGCTTCCGTTGAACCCGCCCGACCTGCCATCGCCCCCAGACACCGGCCCGGCAATCCGCGAGCTGCGATCCGGGGAACGCAAGGCGGCGGTCGGGGTGATCAACACCGCGGCCGGTTGGTACCGCGAGTTCCTTCCGCCCGAGGAGCTGCACGGCCCGGAGATCGACGAGTCCGGCTGGGATGCCGAGGCGGAGCGGATGACATGGTGGGGCGCCTTCTCGGACCATGGCCTGGTGGGGGTCACGGGTAGCGAGCCCATCGGGGACGTGGTGCTCCTTCGCCACCTGTACGTCCTTCCCGAGCACCAGCGAAGCGGTGTCGCCGGCGCCCTGATCCGCCATGTCGAGGCGTCTGCGCCCGGCTCGACCAGGATGATCGTGGCCGGCACCTACCAGGCCAACTACAAGGCCCGCGGCGTCCTGGAGAAGCACGGCTACCGGCCGGCCGGCGACTCCGAGTCCGTTCTCCGCACCTACTACGACATACCCGAGGACCGCCTCCTCGGTTCTATCGCGTACGTGAGGCGAGTGGGCCCGCCACGGCGATAACCGGGAGAGAGATGGAGCGGGGTTACGGGGTATCCTGGTCGGGATGGTCCCTGTGACACCGGGTTGGCTCGCCGCTACGGGCCCGAACCATCGCCCCGATACGTCCATCGTGCGGCCGACCGCGGGATCGATGCCTTGAGCGCCCTGTTGCGCATGTTCGGTCCGGCCTCCGGGTACCGCCGGGATGACTGGCGGCTGCTGGGCCTGATGTACCTGGCCGGCCTGTTCCAGGGATACGTCCAGACCCAGGCCGTCAACACCCTCCCGTTCGTCCGGCTCGCGTTCGACCTGTCCAAGGCCGACATGAGCTACCTGTTCGCCGTCGCCCGCATCGGTTCCCTGGTAGCCGTCGTGTACGCGGTGTTCGGCGACCGCTGGGGACGTCGAGGACCCTTCCTGGCGGCGTACCTGATGCTCATGTTGGCCACCGGCGCCACGGCGGCGGCCTTCTCCCCCACCGTGTACACCGCCCTGCAAGTGGCCGCCCGCATGGGTTCGGCAGCGATGGCGATGCTCGCCACGGTCCTGCTGGCCGAGCGGGTCAACTGGAACAACCGGGCCTGGGCGATCAGCCTCTACTCCACCGCCGTGGCGCTCGGATCCGGAGCGGGGCTCCTCGCCCTTCCGATCGCCCAGACCAGCGAGGCCGGCTGGCGCCTCCTGTTCGCGGCATCGTTGGCCGGCCTTCCCATCTACCTCTGGTTGAGGGTGAGGGTCGAGGAGAGCAGGGTGTTCCAGTTCGACACCGGCGGTGGCAGCGTGTTCCCACCCCTGTTCGGTCGCTTCTCCGGACGTTTCTGGCTGGCCGGCATCTACAGCCTCTCGTTAAGCGCCTTCTCGGCGGTGGCGGTCACCTTCGCTCTCGAACGCCTCGTCAACGGTCTGGGCCTGACCTCCTCCGAGGCGGCGCGCATCCTGCTGATCGGAGGCACGCTGGGAGGAACCGGCTTCTTCCTCGGTGGGCGCATGGGCGACACTCTGGGACGCAAGCCGGCCATTCTCCTCTCGCTGGTCGTGGGGCTGGCGGGCGGGATCGGCTTCTACTGGACGTCGAGCAGAGACCTTCTCATCGTGGCCGCGACGCTGTCGGCCTTCGGAAGCTCGGCCGCCCTGCCCGTCAGCGCCGCCCAGCGAACCGAGCTGTTCCCCACCGCCATCAGGGCCACCGCCACCCAATGGCTGCATACGGTGGCCGTGCTCGGGTCGATTATCGGCCTGACCATCGCCGGCACCACGATCGAGCTCTGGGGCTTGCCGCTGACCGTGACCGCGCTGGGCGCGGGGGTGGTGGTAGCCATGCTCGCCCAACTCGTCATTCCCGAGACGTTGGGCGACGACCTGAGTCACATGACCACCACCCGGTAGCGCCGGTACAGGGTTGCCAGGCGGAGGGCGTTCATGGTGAGCAGCGCCCACCAGACGGCGCTGATCGAGTCCGCCAAGACCATCAGCGAGCACGCCACCACCGCGGCGAAGACCATCGCCTTGGCCATGTACGCGAAGTCGGTGGCGCCGATCATGATCCCGTCCAGCACGAAGATAAGGCCGTTGAGGGGCTGGCTCAGCGCGACGAACGGCATCAGGACCACTACGAGCGCAGCCACCGCCGGATCGGTCGTGAACCACCCGGGCAGGTCGTTGCGCACGAACCAGAAGGCCACCGCCAGGAGCACTCCCCAGCACAGTCCCCAGAAGAGCATCCGCTGGGAGAAGCGGCGGGCGGCCGCCCGGTCGGTGGCGAGATGGCGTGCCACCAGGTTCTGGGCGGCGATCGCTACCGCGTCGACCACGAGGCTCAGGAATATCCACACCTGGGCCGCCACCTGGTGGGCGGCCACCTCGGCGTCGCCCAGGCGAGCGGCGACCGCCACCGCGACGGTGAGTGCCGCCACGATCGCGGAAGTCCGCACGAAGAGGGCCGACGCGGCGCCGACCAGTTCCCTCAGGTCCGCCCACCGGGGCCGGACCCGGCGCAGGACCAGCCCGGTGTGGCCGGTCAGGAAGAAGAACAGGAAGGCTCCGCCGCCCACGGTCTGCGCGATCACCGAGGCGAAGCCGGCGCCGGCCAGTCCCCATCCGAATCCGAAGATGAACAGGGGATCGAGAACCAGGTTGACGAGGCTCAGGCCGATGCTGATGAACATCGGGGTCCGGGTGTCGCCCACCCCCCGGTACACCGAGTGTCCGACGGAGATCATGAGGAGAGCAGGCAGGCCGAGGCCGCGGATCCGCAGGTAGGAGACCGCATGCGGCGCCACATCCGGCCCGGCGCCCATCAGGCCGACCAGCTGGGGGGCGGCCCCTTCGAGCAGGACCAGGCCCGCAGCCCCCAGCACCGCGGCCACGAACAGCGACTGGCCGGCCAACTGCGCCGCCCGGCCGTGGTCGCCGATCCCGATCGCCCGGGCGATGAGCGGGGTTCCGGCATAGGCCAGGGCGATGAAGACGAAGAACGCCAGGCCGAGAATGCCGGTCACCACCCCCATCGCCGCCAGAGGATCCTCGCCGAGGCGTCCCACGAAGGCGGTATCGACCAGCGCCACGAGGGGCTCGGCGGCCAGCGCGCCCAGGGCCGGAACGGCCAGGCGGGCAATGGTGCGGTCGTCGTCGGTTATGCGGAACATGATGGAAGCCCCGGAAGCTTATGCCCTCCACCGCCGTCGACGCGCCCCATGAGGGCCGGATTGACCGGGGAGGCACTCGTCGCATCTAACCTGCGAAGACTATGGGAAGGGGTGAGGTACGGGCGGACGGAACCGTCCCGACCGCAAGGGAACGGGGCTACGCCCGGCGTATCGTCAACCGGCTCGCCTCCCGATATCCGGAGATCAGCACCGCTCTCGCCTACGCCAACCCCTTCGAGCTGCTGGTTTCGACGGTCATATCCGCCCAGACCACCGACGAGAACGTCAACCGGGCCACCCCGGACCTGTTCGCCCGCTGGCCGACCCCCGACGACTTGGCCGCCGCCGACCCCGAAGAGGTCGAGAGGGTGATCTTCTCCACCGGCTTCTACCGGCAGAAGACCCGGTCGATCATCGCCCTGGCCCAGGACCTGGTGGAGCGCTACGGCGGGGTGGTTCCGGATGACATGGCCGAGTTGGTGACGCTGAAGGGTGTGGGGCGCAAGACCGCCTCGGTGGTGCTGGCAGAGGCGTTCGGCCAACCGGCCATCGCGGTGGACACCCATGTCCGGAGGATCACCAACCGGCTCTCGCTCACGACCGAGGACGACCCCACCAGGATCGAGCAGGACCTGAAGGCCCTGGTGCCCCGCCACGAATGGCAGCATCTCTCGATGCGGATCATCCAGTTCGGCAGGGACGTCTGCAGCGCTCGCAAGCCCCGGTGCTGGGAGTGCGAGCTCGCCAGGCTGTGCCCGTTCGAGCCGAAGTCCCTCCCGCCTGACTGAGCCGGCCCCCGGCGTCGGCGGGCCTGGTGCGGGTATCGTGCAGGCCGCATGGACCTGGAGCGCTACATACTCGAGCGGTCAAGCGTCAGCGGTGAGATCATCAGCGCCGACACCTTCCTGAACCACCGGGTCGACCCCACCGTCATGGTCGAGTTCGGCCGCCGGATCGCCGAGATCGCCGCCCCGCTCCGGCCGGATGTCATCGTCACCGCCGAGGCGAGCGGGATACCTCCCGCCCTGACCGCCGCCACGCAGCTGGGTCTCCCCATGGTCTATGCCAAGAAGTACGTCCTACCGGGGCCCAGGAAGGCGGTGAGCAAGGAGGTGCGGTCGGCCACCAAGGGCTTCGAGTACACGATCGAGATCCGCAGGCACGTGCTGGAGCCCGGAATGAGGGCGCTGGTCGTGGACGACTTCCTCGCCCAGGGACGGACCGCGGTGGCGCTGGGCGAGATAGTCGAGGAACTCGGCTGCGAGATGCTGGGGGCGGTCTTCGCCATCGAGAAGGCCTGGGTTGGCGCCCGTCGCCTGATCGAGGAACGGGGTTGGCCGGTCTGGGCGGTGACCAGCGTGGCGTCGGTCGACGGCGGCGTGATCCGGTTTGGCTGAACCTGTCCCGCCGGTCGCCGACATAGTCGATGCCCTCAGGCGACACACCGGGGACGAGTGCTTCGCCTGCGGGCGGACCAACCCGATCGGACTCCACATCGACGACTTCGACATCCGGGGGGACGACGTGGTGGCGACGTTCACCGCCCGCCACGACCTCCAAGGCACCATCGGGAACCTCCATGGCGGGATCGCCGCCACCGCCCTCGACGAGATCCTGGTCTGGGCCGGGATCCTCCAGGAGCAGGTCTTATGCGTCACCGGGAGGCTGGAGCTGCGCTACCGCCGCCCGGTCGGCGTCGCGGGGGTGATCGATCTCCGGGGCCGGGTCGAAGAACGTAGGGGCAACCGGCTGGTGATCAGCGGATCGCTCGACACAGGTGACGGTGGCATGAGCGTGACCGCCAAGGGCCTGTATCTCGTGAGCCATACCATCGCCGAGCTCATGGAGCAGACCGGCTGAGGAGGTCGGTTACCGGAGGCGGTCGGCCCAGTCGGCCAGGTCCGAGTAGCGGGATCGGGCTCTTGCCCAGCGGCGGTCCTTCTCGACCCGGCTGACGATCCGGGAGATCACCCGGACGGCGGCGGCAACCATGAGCAGCGCGAGGCAGATGCGGGCCGCCACTGCCGGTCCGGTCAGGAAGGCGGTATCGCAGCTGGCGAGACCGTCAGCGCACAGGCCGTATCCCGTACCACCGGTCAGCAGGCTGATCAGCATCACCAGGGGGATCACCGCCAGCAGCAGGGCGACCAGGATCAGCAACCCGCGGATCGCCTTCAGGAGACCTATCACAACCCGGCAGTCTATAGGGTGAAGGGGTTACAGCCCGCTCACCGACCCCAAACCCTCGGCGGCTCGATCCGCGGCCCCGACCAGGGCCCCTGGGACATTCCTGGCAGTCGTCGAGTTATTCGACACAACCCGCGTCCGACGCTGCGCCTGGGGCGTCTTCCTAACCGGCGGGGTCGCCGGCAGTGTCGGCGGTCTCGGCGCGGTGCAGGAATATGGCCATCTGGCCGCGTGTGGTGTCGCGGTCGGGGCAGAACCCGGTCCCGTCGCCGCAGCCCGCCGTGATGCCCGACGCCGCGAGCCTGGCCACATCAGCCGCGTACCAGGCGTCGGAGGCCACGTCGCTGAAACCGGGGTCGGGACCCTCGGGCAGGTCGTAGGCCCGTGACAACAACACCGCCACCTGCGCCCGCGAAGCGCCGCGGTCGGGGCAGAACCCGCGGCCGTCGCCGCATCCGGCGGTCACACCCAGCTCAGCCAGCCGCTCGATGAACCGGCCATGGAAGCCGGCCGGGTCCACATCGTCGAACCTCGACTCGGTGATCGGGCGGGGATCCCTTGCGTCGAGGAGGCGCACGATCCACACCGCCATGGTCTTGCGGTCTACCGGCCGGCTGGGGCAGAAACCGTCAGCACACAGCGTGCCGTCGAGAACGCCGGAGGTGTGAAGGTGCGCTACCGGCTCCGTATATGAGGCGTCCACCACCACGATCTCGCGGTGCCCGAGGACAGCCACGCTGGCCCGGGCGGAATCCTCGATAGTCCCCGACAGAGCGAACACCCCGTCGGTGTCGGGCGCGGTCAACGTGTAGGTGAACGCAAACGTCGAGGACGGCTCCGGGTTCAACAACAAGAACCGGACCACACCGCCGTCCTCGACGGTGACCGCGGCCTCAGGCAGGCTCGAACCCGAGTAGGTCCACCCCTCGGGCAGCGCCTCGCTGACCCTGCCGAACTGTCCGAAGTCCCGCGCCCTGATCCGCACCTCCACCTCACCGCCGGGCTCCACCACAGCCGCGTCAAACGTCCGCACCGCCCGATGCCCACCCGCACCAGCCGGCACCGACAGGCACAACACAGCCACAGCCGCCGCGGCGACAACCAGCACCGCTATCGCGGCAGGCCTCCTGCCCGACATCAGACCTCTTCGCATTCTTACTTCCATAGTGCCGCTGTGGTGCGGTCAACTACACCAAGAACACAACCAACAGCCGCTCAGCCACGGCCCCGGCAACTCCCGTCGATCGGGTCATAGTTCGCCCCACGGATGGTGGTCCAGGTGCCGTTCCCGTTGTATCGAGAGACCGGCTCCGGGATCCGATTGCCGTTCTCGTCAAGGACCGGTTGGCCTGCTTGGGGGTGGCCATCGGGGTGACGACGCACATAGAGGCACTTGTTGTCGTATCCCGGCTGACCGGGACGAATGAGCTGGTGGTCATGCGCGTAGTCAACACCGGGCCGGGGCCGCCTGACTGGAACCCACTGCCCATCGTTGCACGCCCAAAAGAAGTCCCCGAAGTCGTTGTCAGCCAGCCCGGGCTGGGGCTTGTTGCCGCACTTATACCGCTCGCCCCAAGTCTCACTCATGTCTATGCAGTTCCCCTGCGCGTCGTAGATGCACCTGGGGAACCCCTGGCCCATCTGGGCCCAATCCTCTGTCCCCGGATCCCCCCAAGCCGACTGCGGGCCAGGCACGATGTCATCTAGTTGACCGGCATCGACCTTCTCCAGCAGCTTCTCGTGGTACGTCACGTCATCGCCATAGACGTCGCGAATGAAGCGATTGACCAAGCTCAACATCCCCTCACCCGAGACGGTCTCCGTGCCGGAGAAGTACGCCCCCAACGCGTCGTATACGTCCTCGGTAACAACCGAGACGGCCATCTCGACGTTGGTGAAGCTGCCGAACTGGTTATTGCTTGAGTCTGTCGGCCGGCTAGCGTTCGCGGTCTTGTCGAAGGTCACGAGGACTCTCGCATAAGCAGGAACCGTCGAAGGCATACGGAGTCCCACGCGAGGGTTGCCGTAGGCGAATACCACTTGGTTAATGGTCTGGGAGACGCCATCCATAGTCACAGTGAAGGCAGCTGCCTCGAAAACGCCGGCTTGAATGTTCGCGTCGAACGTGATGATTATTAGGCTCAGGTCCGAAGGGTGCCTTTCAACGCTGGTGACCGACCGGTCCTGCTGGGCTACCGCGGTTGCTGGAGCGAGGAGCAGGGCCAGGGCTGAGACGATGGCGAGCAGCCATACCCCCCCCCCCGGCGGATTCGCTCAGCGGCTCTTTCTGTGCGACCAACCTGCATCGAACTCATGACCTCCCTGCCGATTCGGTATGAACGTCTGTGCACAAGTCAAA
This genomic window from bacterium contains:
- a CDS encoding GNAT family N-acetyltransferase, with translation MNPPDLPSPPDTGPAIRELRSGERKAAVGVINTAAGWYREFLPPEELHGPEIDESGWDAEAERMTWWGAFSDHGLVGVTGSEPIGDVVLLRHLYVLPEHQRSGVAGALIRHVEASAPGSTRMIVAGTYQANYKARGVLEKHGYRPAGDSESVLRTYYDIPEDRLLGSIAYVRRVGPPRR
- a CDS encoding MFS transporter, which codes for MSALLRMFGPASGYRRDDWRLLGLMYLAGLFQGYVQTQAVNTLPFVRLAFDLSKADMSYLFAVARIGSLVAVVYAVFGDRWGRRGPFLAAYLMLMLATGATAAAFSPTVYTALQVAARMGSAAMAMLATVLLAERVNWNNRAWAISLYSTAVALGSGAGLLALPIAQTSEAGWRLLFAASLAGLPIYLWLRVRVEESRVFQFDTGGGSVFPPLFGRFSGRFWLAGIYSLSLSAFSAVAVTFALERLVNGLGLTSSEAARILLIGGTLGGTGFFLGGRMGDTLGRKPAILLSLVVGLAGGIGFYWTSSRDLLIVAATLSAFGSSAALPVSAAQRTELFPTAIRATATQWLHTVAVLGSIIGLTIAGTTIELWGLPLTVTALGAGVVVAMLAQLVIPETLGDDLSHMTTTR
- a CDS encoding MATE family efflux transporter, giving the protein MFRITDDDRTIARLAVPALGALAAEPLVALVDTAFVGRLGEDPLAAMGVVTGILGLAFFVFIALAYAGTPLIARAIGIGDHGRAAQLAGQSLFVAAVLGAAGLVLLEGAAPQLVGLMGAGPDVAPHAVSYLRIRGLGLPALLMISVGHSVYRGVGDTRTPMFISIGLSLVNLVLDPLFIFGFGWGLAGAGFASVIAQTVGGGAFLFFFLTGHTGLVLRRVRPRWADLRELVGAASALFVRTSAIVAALTVAVAVAARLGDAEVAAHQVAAQVWIFLSLVVDAVAIAAQNLVARHLATDRAAARRFSQRMLFWGLCWGVLLAVAFWFVRNDLPGWFTTDPAVAALVVVLMPFVALSQPLNGLIFVLDGIMIGATDFAYMAKAMVFAAVVACSLMVLADSISAVWWALLTMNALRLATLYRRYRVVVM
- the nth gene encoding endonuclease III, translated to MGRGEVRADGTVPTARERGYARRIVNRLASRYPEISTALAYANPFELLVSTVISAQTTDENVNRATPDLFARWPTPDDLAAADPEEVERVIFSTGFYRQKTRSIIALAQDLVERYGGVVPDDMAELVTLKGVGRKTASVVLAEAFGQPAIAVDTHVRRITNRLSLTTEDDPTRIEQDLKALVPRHEWQHLSMRIIQFGRDVCSARKPRCWECELARLCPFEPKSLPPD
- a CDS encoding phosphoribosyltransferase family protein, with amino-acid sequence MDLERYILERSSVSGEIISADTFLNHRVDPTVMVEFGRRIAEIAAPLRPDVIVTAEASGIPPALTAATQLGLPMVYAKKYVLPGPRKAVSKEVRSATKGFEYTIEIRRHVLEPGMRALVVDDFLAQGRTAVALGEIVEELGCEMLGAVFAIEKAWVGARRLIEERGWPVWAVTSVASVDGGVIRFG
- a CDS encoding PaaI family thioesterase — encoded protein: MAEPVPPVADIVDALRRHTGDECFACGRTNPIGLHIDDFDIRGDDVVATFTARHDLQGTIGNLHGGIAATALDEILVWAGILQEQVLCVTGRLELRYRRPVGVAGVIDLRGRVEERRGNRLVISGSLDTGDGGMSVTAKGLYLVSHTIAELMEQTG
- a CDS encoding S-layer homology domain-containing protein → MRRGLMSGRRPAAIAVLVVAAAAVAVLCLSVPAGAGGHRAVRTFDAAVVEPGGEVEVRIRARDFGQFGRVSEALPEGWTYSGSSLPEAAVTVEDGGVVRFLLLNPEPSSTFAFTYTLTAPDTDGVFALSGTIEDSARASVAVLGHREIVVVDASYTEPVAHLHTSGVLDGTLCADGFCPSRPVDRKTMAVWIVRLLDARDPRPITESRFDDVDPAGFHGRFIERLAELGVTAGCGDGRGFCPDRGASRAQVAVLLSRAYDLPEGPDPGFSDVASDAWYAADVARLAASGITAGCGDGTGFCPDRDTTRGQMAIFLHRAETADTAGDPAG